Proteins encoded in a region of the Lujinxingia vulgaris genome:
- a CDS encoding sensor histidine kinase, which translates to MRLTFKITLFFIGGICLIMAWQGYSRIDRESGLFEAQMRRDHYALGQPLAVMVRYGREQFGEDFALELVERSNQASDRLRVRWVWAQTGTLERLRPEAPLDLNMLLEEGRAVSWIDRDQIEAGRLYTYVPVVVEEGRVGAVELSESFAREQAYVRASKWRIVWTTLLMLVMASGLAMVTGLLFIARPVDALVARARSIGKGDLKTPLKLEGHGELSVLAMEMNLMSDQLAGASEKLEEETAARIQALQQLRHADRLKTVGTLAAGLAHELGTPLNVISMRAAMIEDREVEGDEVERNARIIGEQTSRITKIIRQLMDFARVRHLSKTRMEVGPVVEQAIELIRPIAEKRQVVMELSAEPQAFASDVDADQITQVLTNLLVNAMHACQQQGGRVEVALRAVHRAHPEDEDARERDYVLVEVKDDGVGMSEDALEQVFEPFFTTKAVGEGSGLGLSVSYGIVREHGGWIDVTSTEGQGSTFGVYLPIEERE; encoded by the coding sequence CGGCGGGACCATTATGCGCTGGGGCAACCTCTGGCGGTGATGGTGCGCTACGGGCGCGAGCAGTTCGGGGAGGACTTTGCGCTGGAGCTTGTGGAGCGCTCCAACCAGGCCAGCGACCGCCTGCGGGTGCGCTGGGTCTGGGCGCAGACCGGCACGCTGGAGCGGCTGCGCCCCGAAGCTCCCCTGGATCTCAATATGCTGCTGGAGGAGGGCCGCGCGGTCAGCTGGATCGACCGCGACCAGATCGAGGCCGGGCGCCTCTACACCTATGTGCCGGTGGTGGTGGAGGAGGGGCGCGTGGGCGCGGTGGAGCTCTCGGAGTCCTTTGCACGGGAGCAGGCTTACGTGCGCGCCTCCAAATGGCGCATCGTCTGGACGACGCTCTTGATGCTGGTGATGGCCAGCGGCCTGGCGATGGTCACCGGGCTGCTCTTCATCGCCCGGCCGGTCGACGCGCTGGTGGCGCGGGCGCGCTCGATTGGTAAGGGCGACCTGAAGACGCCCCTTAAGCTCGAAGGCCACGGCGAGCTCAGCGTGCTCGCAATGGAGATGAACCTGATGAGCGACCAGCTCGCCGGCGCCAGCGAGAAGCTGGAAGAAGAGACGGCCGCGCGCATTCAGGCGCTCCAACAACTTCGCCACGCGGATCGCCTCAAGACCGTCGGCACACTCGCCGCAGGCCTGGCCCATGAGTTGGGCACGCCGCTCAACGTGATCTCGATGCGCGCGGCGATGATCGAAGATCGCGAGGTCGAGGGCGATGAGGTTGAGCGCAACGCGCGCATCATTGGTGAGCAGACCTCGCGCATCACCAAAATCATCCGTCAGCTGATGGACTTCGCCCGGGTGCGACACCTGAGCAAAACCCGCATGGAGGTCGGCCCGGTGGTCGAGCAGGCCATCGAGCTGATCCGCCCCATCGCCGAGAAACGTCAGGTGGTCATGGAATTGAGCGCTGAGCCGCAGGCGTTTGCCAGCGATGTGGACGCCGACCAGATCACCCAGGTGCTCACAAATCTTCTGGTCAACGCGATGCACGCCTGCCAGCAGCAGGGCGGCCGGGTGGAGGTTGCGCTGCGGGCGGTGCACCGCGCACACCCTGAAGACGAGGATGCGCGCGAGCGCGACTACGTGTTGGTAGAGGTCAAAGATGACGGCGTCGGCATGAGCGAGGACGCGCTAGAGCAGGTCTTTGAGCCCTTCTTCACCACCAAGGCCGTCGGCGAGGGCAGCGGGCTGGGGCTCTCGGTTTCCTACGGGATTGTGCGCGAGCACGGCGGTTGGATCGACGTCACAAGTACAGAAGGTCAGGGCAGCACCTTCGGGGTGTATTTGCCGATTGAGGAGCGTGAATGA
- a CDS encoding rhodanese-like domain-containing protein encodes MKELTYKEFAARREAENLRLIDVREKDEFAEVHVKGAELFPLSEIRAGELPQEDEREIAVICRSGARSAAAAQVFEGAGFKECINVAGGTLAAIEAGEEHVERG; translated from the coding sequence ATGAAAGAGCTGACCTACAAAGAGTTCGCCGCGCGTCGCGAGGCCGAGAATCTGCGGCTGATCGATGTGCGTGAGAAAGATGAGTTCGCCGAAGTTCATGTCAAAGGTGCGGAGCTTTTTCCTCTCTCCGAGATTCGCGCCGGGGAGCTTCCGCAGGAAGACGAGCGCGAGATCGCGGTGATCTGCCGCTCCGGCGCGCGCAGCGCGGCGGCCGCCCAGGTTTTTGAGGGCGCCGGCTTTAAAGAGTGCATCAACGTGGCCGGCGGCACGCTGGCGGCGATTGAGGCCGGTGAGGAGCACGTAGAGCGCGGCTGA
- the rimO gene encoding 30S ribosomal protein S12 methylthiotransferase RimO encodes MVKKVHMISLGCPKNRVDSEVMVGMIQGDGAFEMVADVEDAEIVVVNTCGFIDAAKEESVDTIMEMVDLKKRGRLGKVVVTGCLSQRYSGELEKEIPEVDAILGTQTFTSINEALHGRLSQKTYIQPGSFIMDHEVARTNTVRGGTAYLKIAEGCSRSCSFCIIPTIRGTQKSRSIDDVVAEARKLGRAGVNEVILVAQDMTSYGIDLDPKHNRDYLLRLLRRLDEEADEISWVRLLYMYPWNFTDDLVEFFQTSDKLVPYVDMPLQHINRRILKSMKRNIQRDAQARLIDKLRGIDDLVLRTSLIAGYPGETDAEFRELYDWVKEVEFDRVGVFVYSPEEGTPAGVMDDQVEEHVKVERRDALMELQQGISERKNAEWVGQTTEVIVDGVSEEHELVLEGRHYGQAPDIDGVVYLSFDYGGDVPVPGEFVEVEIQQAGAYDLTGVVIPKDPLGLSDGELNLRS; translated from the coding sequence ATGGTTAAAAAAGTTCATATGATCTCGCTGGGTTGCCCCAAAAACCGGGTCGACTCCGAGGTGATGGTCGGCATGATCCAGGGCGACGGCGCCTTTGAGATGGTCGCCGATGTCGAAGACGCCGAGATTGTGGTCGTCAACACCTGCGGGTTCATCGACGCGGCCAAAGAAGAGTCGGTCGACACGATCATGGAGATGGTCGACCTGAAAAAACGCGGTCGCCTGGGCAAAGTCGTGGTCACCGGCTGCCTCTCGCAGCGTTACTCCGGCGAGCTGGAGAAAGAGATCCCGGAGGTCGACGCGATCCTGGGCACCCAGACCTTCACCTCGATCAATGAGGCGCTGCACGGTCGGCTCTCGCAGAAGACCTACATCCAGCCGGGCAGCTTCATCATGGATCACGAGGTCGCCCGCACCAACACGGTGCGCGGGGGCACGGCGTATTTGAAGATCGCCGAGGGCTGCTCGCGCTCGTGCAGCTTCTGCATCATTCCCACGATCCGCGGCACCCAGAAGAGCCGCTCGATCGACGACGTGGTCGCTGAGGCCCGCAAGCTGGGCCGCGCCGGGGTCAACGAGGTGATCCTCGTCGCCCAGGACATGACCAGCTACGGCATCGACCTCGACCCCAAACATAACCGCGACTACCTGCTGCGCCTGTTGCGCCGCCTCGATGAAGAGGCCGATGAGATCAGCTGGGTGCGCCTGCTTTATATGTACCCCTGGAACTTCACCGACGATCTGGTGGAGTTTTTCCAGACCTCCGACAAGCTCGTTCCTTACGTGGATATGCCGCTGCAGCACATCAACCGGCGCATCCTCAAGTCGATGAAGCGCAACATCCAGCGCGACGCCCAGGCGCGTCTTATCGACAAGCTGCGCGGCATCGACGATCTGGTGCTGCGCACAAGCCTGATCGCCGGCTACCCCGGGGAGACCGACGCGGAGTTCCGCGAGCTCTACGACTGGGTCAAAGAGGTGGAGTTCGACCGGGTCGGCGTCTTTGTCTACAGCCCCGAAGAAGGCACCCCGGCCGGTGTGATGGATGATCAGGTCGAGGAGCACGTGAAGGTCGAGCGTCGCGACGCGCTGATGGAGCTTCAGCAGGGCATCAGCGAGCGCAAAAACGCCGAGTGGGTCGGCCAGACCACCGAGGTGATCGTCGACGGCGTCAGCGAAGAGCATGAGCTTGTGCTGGAGGGCCGCCACTACGGGCAGGCCCCCGATATCGACGGGGTCGTCTACCTCTCCTTTGATTACGGCGGCGATGTGCCCGTGCCCGGTGAGTTTGTGGAGGTGGAGATTCAGCAGGCTGGCGCTTATGATCTGACCGGTGTGGTGATCCCGAAAGATCCGTTGGGACTGAGCGATGGCGAGTTGAACCTGCGCAGCTGA
- a CDS encoding sigma-54-dependent transcriptional regulator: MSNHDVVIVDDDASMAEVLGERLNKRGYKARFYTSADEAFAGLEAQDAGVVITDLNMPGVNGIEFCRRLVDHRPNLPVIVITAFGTLETAVAAIRAGAYDFLTKPVDIEALTIALDRALEHRELREEVKRLREQVDGEGAGGGAAMIGESAPMRELFGMIDRVARSPASVLITGESGTGKELVAGALHKRSDRRDKPFVAVNCAALPGSLLESELFGHVKGAFTDAREDKEGLFVRAHGGTLFLDEVGDLPLSLQPKLLRVLEERRVRPVGGSQEVEVDVRLVAATHRNLENQVREGEFREDLYFRFNVIELSLPPLRDRGKDVLLLAQHFIERFAERSDKAIRGLSAEAGRALMQYHWPGNVRELRNYIERAVVLALQEEISPEDLPPRVRGAGGDGRDAPYLDMLTWQSILGLDGLPTLEELEIRYVGYVLGRTGGNKSRAAEILGMDRTTLYRKIERHEIAPEDAGES, translated from the coding sequence ATGAGCAACCACGATGTAGTGATCGTCGACGATGACGCGAGCATGGCCGAGGTGCTTGGCGAGCGGCTGAACAAGCGCGGCTATAAGGCGCGTTTCTATACCAGCGCCGATGAGGCTTTTGCAGGGCTGGAGGCGCAGGACGCCGGGGTGGTCATCACCGATCTGAACATGCCCGGGGTCAACGGCATTGAGTTTTGCCGAAGGCTGGTCGACCACCGACCCAACCTCCCGGTGATTGTGATCACGGCCTTTGGCACCCTGGAGACGGCGGTGGCGGCGATTCGCGCCGGGGCGTACGACTTTTTGACCAAGCCGGTGGACATTGAGGCGCTGACCATCGCCCTGGACCGCGCGCTGGAGCACCGCGAGCTGCGCGAGGAGGTCAAACGTCTGCGCGAGCAGGTCGACGGGGAGGGCGCCGGCGGCGGGGCGGCGATGATTGGCGAGAGCGCCCCGATGCGCGAGCTCTTTGGCATGATCGATCGCGTGGCACGCTCGCCGGCCTCGGTGCTGATCACCGGCGAGAGCGGCACGGGCAAGGAGCTTGTGGCCGGTGCGCTGCACAAGCGCAGCGACCGGCGCGACAAACCCTTTGTGGCCGTGAACTGCGCCGCGCTCCCGGGAAGCCTGCTGGAGAGCGAGCTCTTCGGTCATGTGAAGGGGGCGTTTACCGACGCGCGCGAAGATAAAGAGGGGCTCTTTGTGCGCGCCCACGGCGGCACGCTCTTTCTCGATGAGGTCGGTGATCTTCCGCTCTCCTTGCAGCCGAAGTTGTTGCGGGTGCTGGAGGAGCGGCGCGTGCGACCGGTGGGCGGAAGCCAGGAGGTGGAGGTCGATGTGCGCCTGGTCGCCGCGACCCACCGTAACCTGGAGAACCAGGTGCGCGAGGGGGAGTTTCGCGAAGATCTCTATTTTCGCTTCAACGTCATCGAGCTCAGCCTGCCGCCTTTGCGCGATCGCGGCAAAGACGTGCTGCTTCTGGCGCAGCACTTCATCGAGCGTTTTGCGGAGCGCTCCGATAAGGCGATTCGCGGGTTGTCGGCGGAGGCGGGCCGCGCGCTGATGCAGTACCACTGGCCGGGCAACGTGCGCGAACTTCGCAATTACATTGAGCGCGCGGTGGTGCTGGCGCTGCAGGAGGAGATCTCGCCAGAGGATCTTCCCCCCCGGGTGCGCGGTGCCGGCGGTGACGGGCGCGATGCGCCTTACCTGGACATGCTCACCTGGCAGTCGATCCTGGGGCTCGACGGGCTGCCCACGCTCGAAGAGCTGGAGATCCGCTACGTCGGCTATGTGCTCGGTCGCACCGGCGGCAACAAGTCGCGGGCCGCCGAGATTTTGGGGATGGACCGCACCACGCTCTACCGCAAGATCGAGCGCCACGAGATCGCCCCCGAAGACGCCGGGGAGAGCTGA